CCCGCGTCCGACCTCGATGAATCGCTCGTGGTCGTACGGCCCCACGTCAACGAGGACACGCCACAGCGCGGAGATGCGTTGGACCTCCATCAGTCGCTTGTGGTATTCTTCCTCAGGGTGGATGTTCGGGTTGTAGAAGAACCCGACGACCTCGTAGTCCGCCTGCAGTCGACGGATTACCTCGGTCGAGCATGGCCCGCAGCAGATGTGGAGCAGCAGCTTGGGCTTCATTGAATCAGACTAGGGACACGCCGGTCACAAGTCAAGGCAAAGGAGGAGGCTGAATGACGAAGGAAGAGGCATGGGGATCTGGTTGCGTCATTCTGAATTCTGGTATCTGACTTCTGCATTCTGATTTGTTCGAGTCCGACTGCGGGGCCTTGACCTCGGCGTTTCCCATCCTATCTTTTCCCCCATGCCCCTATGCCGTGATCTCGACCTCGTTCGGCGATTTGCTGCCCGACACCTCCCGGCGTCTAGTTCCATGTTTCATCTCGTCAATGACACTTTCGGCTCCTCGCTGCGCTGGGTCAGGACCGATGACCTGCACGACCCGCACGCAATCCTCTGCCGCACGCGAAGGCTGACGCTCTTCGCCGACTCCGGGCCGGCAGCGCTCCGTGTCCTCGCCGAGGTACCGCGCAATCTGCGCCTGAGGTTCGGCGCAACGCCGACCCGCTTCTGTCGACTGATACGCACCCACTGGCGCGGGCCGGATGCCGGCCGTCGTCTTTGGTACAACCACTGCTACCAGTACGCTCTCAAACCCGGCAGACTCGTTATCGACAAGACGCATCGCGTCAGCCGGCTGCGACCGCCGGATGCGCAGTTGATTGCCCGGGCATGGCCCTACGGCCGAAGTGCCGAACACATTCTCTCGCGCATCCGGAAAGGACCGGGCTACTGCATCCGCCGCAAGGGGCAACCGGTCGCCTGGGGCTTGATGCACGACGACGGCTCCATGGGTTTTCTCCACGTGGTCGAGCAATACCGCCACCATGGCATGGCGAGGACACTGACGACTGCGCTCGCCCGAAACCTGCTGCGGCGTGGCATCCAGCCGTTCATGTACATCGTCACCACCAACCGACCATCGCTCCGTCTGACCGCCAGCATGGGCTTCTCTCGCGCCGGCCGGTTCTCCTGGTTCGGGACCTGACGAGGACGGTCGTAAGGACCCGGGACCCGGTCAACATTTCCCATGACGGCTGCGGGCCGGCATTTGCCGGCCCGCTTGAGCTTGTGCTTGAGCTTGCGCTGCTCAGGACTGCCCGAACGCCTCTTGCCGCTTATGCAGCAATGCCCACTGCGCGTCAATCTGGCGCTGGGCCTCGGCGATGATCGCCTTGCCGTTCTCGCCCTTGAACAGGTGGCTGAACCTGCCCTGCGGCTTCATGAACTCCTCGACCGGCTTCTTCTCCTTCGGCTCGTAGGTGATCTTGTACTTGCCGTTGTCGCACTCGTAGATGGGCCAGAAGCAGGTGTCGGCCGCGAGCTTGGACATCTCGATTGTCAAACTGCCGGGATGCTGCCAGCCGAGCGGGCAGGGCACGAGCACGTTGATGAAGCTCGGCCCGTCCGCGGCCAGCGCCTTGCCGACCTTGGTGACAAGGTCGTTCCAGAGCGCGATGGTGGCCTGGGCCGCGTACGCCGCATTGTGGGCAATCATGATTTCCATGATGTCCTTCCGCGGCATCGTCTTGCCCGGTATCGCCGTGCCCGCCGGCGAAGTTGTCGTGTGCGCGCCAAAAGGCGTGGCCGAGCTGCGCTGGATACCGGTGTTCATGTAACCTTCGTTGTCGGTGCAGACGTAGAGGAACTTGTGCCTGCGCTCGAACGCGCCGGAGATAGCCTGGAACCCGATGTCGTAGGTCCCGCCGTCGCCGCCGAACGCGATGAACTTCAGGTCGTCCTTGATGTTGCCCATCTTCTTGTGGAAGTTGTAGGCCGCGATGACGCCGGACGCGGTCGAAGCCGCGGTCTCGAACGCGGTGTGGATCATCGGTATCTGCCACGCCGATTGCGGATAGATGGACGAAAAGATCTCGGTGCAGCCGGTCGGCATGATCCCGACGACGGGCTGGGGCGCGGCCAAGAGTATCTGCCGCACCGCCAAAGCCTCGCCGCAACCGGCGCAGGCGCGATGTCCGCTTGAGAAGAGCTCGGGGTTCTGACAGAGGTCCTTTAGTCGTGCCATGGCTTACCTCACTCCGATATAGGTCACGAGGTCTTCTTTCTTACCCGCGTACGCCTGCTCCAGCACTGTAGCGGCATCGGTGAGCGAGAACTCCTTGCCGCCGAGCCCGTACACATACGAAAGCATCTTCGGCCGCGTCGGCGAGTCGTAGAGCGCCGAGCTTATCTCGGTGAAGAGTGCGCCGCCCCATGCGTTGACCGTGTCGGCGCGGTCCATCACCGCGACCGTCTTGAACTTCGCCAGTGACTCCTTCAGTACCTGGTGCGGCAGGGGCCGGAACACGCGTAGTTTCACCATCCCGACCTTCTTGCCCTGGTTACGCATCGTGTCCACCGCGTCACGCATCGTGCCGCAGGCCGAACCCATCAAGAGCACAACCGCTTCCGCGTCCTCGCAGCGGTATTCGTCGATGATCCCGTAGCCCCGGCCGAACTTCTGCTTGAACTCGGCCTGCACTTCCTCGATTATCGGCAGCGCCTGGTTCATGCCCTCAATCTGCGATCGCTTGAACTCGAAGAAGTAATCCTGCATCGTCGCCGGCCCCACAAGGATCGGCTTCTTGATATCGAGCAGGTTCCAGTTCGGCTTGTACGGCCCGATGAACTCGCGCACCGGCTTGTCCTCGAACGTCTCAATCCGCTCCATGCAGTGGGACAGGATGAACCCGTCCACCGCGCAGATTGCGGGTAGCGACGTCCGCTCGGCAATCTTCACGCACTGGATGAGCGTGTCATAGCCCTCCTGCACGGTTTCGCAGAAGAACTGCAGCCAGCCCGAGTCGCGCGAAGCGAGCGAATCCGAATGGTCGCCGTGGATGTTCAGCGGCGACGAAACCGAGCGCGAGGCAATCGGCATCACTATCGGCAGTCGGAGACCGCCGGCGATGAATAGCATCTCATGCATCAACATGAGCCCCTGCGACGCGGTCGCGGTCATCGTCCGACAGCCGGACGCGGCCGAACCGATACAGGCGGCCATGGCCGAATGCTCGCTCTCCACCGCCACGAACTCGGAATCCACCTTGCCGTCGCTCACATACTGGGCGAATATCTGCACGATTTCGGTCGAGGGCGTAATCGGGTACGCGGCGACCACGTCGGGGTTGATCTGCCGCATCGCGTACGCCAGCGCCTCGTTGCCAGTCTTGGCAAGTATCATTTCCTCTCCTCTTCCATCGTGATGGCCTGCACCTTGGTCGGGCAGACCTGCGCGCAGATGCCGCAGCCCTTACAGTAGTCGTAGTTGATGCCGGTCACCTTGCCGTCCTTGACCATGACGGCGGCGTCCGGGCAGAAAATCCAGCAGTTCAGGCAGTGGATGCACTTCTCCGCGTTCCAGCACGGCCGCTGGGACCGCCACGCGCCGGTCTTGTTCTCGAGCACGGCCTTCGGGTCCTCGATAATCGCCCCGCAAGGCAGCTCTTTCCAGCTCTTCAGTTTCGCCATGTCGCCCCCACATTCGCCATTCGCCATTCGCCATTCGCCGTTCGCTTCTGACTTCTAGCTTCTAGCATCTGACTTCTGACTTCGCCCGGTGCCGCTAGCATCGAACCTCCTCGTACGCCCGGCGGACGCTGACAAGGTTCGGCTCGACGAACTTCTCCTTGCCGCCGCGGAACTTCTCGCCCAGCTTGTGCTTGATTGCCTTCATCATCGGCTCGAACTCAAGCACCCCGGTCGCCTTCACCAGCGCGCCGAGCATCGGCGTGTTGGGCACGTTCTTGCCGACGGTCTCCATCGCGATCTTCGACGCATCCACCACGTAGAGCTTGATGCCCGCAGGCAGGTTCAGCCGCTTGCGCAACTCGGCCGGGTCAACGTTCGAATTCACCAACAGGATACCGCCGTCCTCGAGGCCGTCAGTGACCTTGGCCGGCTCGATGAGCGATGCGTCGAGCACGACCACGACGCGGGGATTCTTCATCCCGGCGTGAGAACGGATCGGCTTGTCGGAAAGCCGGTTAAACGCGGCCACCGGCGCGCCCATCCGCTCCGGCCCGTACTCCGGGAAGGCCTGGATGTAGAGCCCGGTATCCAGCGCGGCTTCGCCGAACAAGAGCGCCGCGGTCTTTGCGCCCTGCCCGCCGCGCCCGTGCCAGCGGATTTCCAGCGGCTGGCCGCCGAGCATAAAGCAGGATTCAGCCATCATGTCTCCAATCAACAGAGCCCGTCACCGGCCCATGTGGCCGGCAACTGCGCTCCATCATTCGTTAGTCTCAACTCGGAAATCTTGCCTCAAATATTGTCGGTGCGGACTCAAATGTTATCAGGATGCGGCCGAA
The genomic region above belongs to bacterium and contains:
- a CDS encoding 4Fe-4S dicluster-binding protein; the protein is MAKLKSWKELPCGAIIEDPKAVLENKTGAWRSQRPCWNAEKCIHCLNCWIFCPDAAVMVKDGKVTGINYDYCKGCGICAQVCPTKVQAITMEEERK
- the porA gene encoding pyruvate ferredoxin oxidoreductase; protein product: MILAKTGNEALAYAMRQINPDVVAAYPITPSTEIVQIFAQYVSDGKVDSEFVAVESEHSAMAACIGSAASGCRTMTATASQGLMLMHEMLFIAGGLRLPIVMPIASRSVSSPLNIHGDHSDSLASRDSGWLQFFCETVQEGYDTLIQCVKIAERTSLPAICAVDGFILSHCMERIETFEDKPVREFIGPYKPNWNLLDIKKPILVGPATMQDYFFEFKRSQIEGMNQALPIIEEVQAEFKQKFGRGYGIIDEYRCEDAEAVVLLMGSACGTMRDAVDTMRNQGKKVGMVKLRVFRPLPHQVLKESLAKFKTVAVMDRADTVNAWGGALFTEISSALYDSPTRPKMLSYVYGLGGKEFSLTDAATVLEQAYAGKKEDLVTYIGVR
- a CDS encoding thiamine pyrophosphate-dependent enzyme; its protein translation is MARLKDLCQNPELFSSGHRACAGCGEALAVRQILLAAPQPVVGIMPTGCTEIFSSIYPQSAWQIPMIHTAFETAASTASGVIAAYNFHKKMGNIKDDLKFIAFGGDGGTYDIGFQAISGAFERRHKFLYVCTDNEGYMNTGIQRSSATPFGAHTTTSPAGTAIPGKTMPRKDIMEIMIAHNAAYAAQATIALWNDLVTKVGKALAADGPSFINVLVPCPLGWQHPGSLTIEMSKLAADTCFWPIYECDNGKYKITYEPKEKKPVEEFMKPQGRFSHLFKGENGKAIIAEAQRQIDAQWALLHKRQEAFGQS
- a CDS encoding 2-oxoacid:acceptor oxidoreductase family protein, producing the protein MAESCFMLGGQPLEIRWHGRGGQGAKTAALLFGEAALDTGLYIQAFPEYGPERMGAPVAAFNRLSDKPIRSHAGMKNPRVVVVLDASLIEPAKVTDGLEDGGILLVNSNVDPAELRKRLNLPAGIKLYVVDASKIAMETVGKNVPNTPMLGALVKATGVLEFEPMMKAIKHKLGEKFRGGKEKFVEPNLVSVRRAYEEVRC
- a CDS encoding GNAT family N-acetyltransferase gives rise to the protein MFHLVNDTFGSSLRWVRTDDLHDPHAILCRTRRLTLFADSGPAALRVLAEVPRNLRLRFGATPTRFCRLIRTHWRGPDAGRRLWYNHCYQYALKPGRLVIDKTHRVSRLRPPDAQLIARAWPYGRSAEHILSRIRKGPGYCIRRKGQPVAWGLMHDDGSMGFLHVVEQYRHHGMARTLTTALARNLLRRGIQPFMYIVTTNRPSLRLTASMGFSRAGRFSWFGT